From the Priestia koreensis genome, one window contains:
- a CDS encoding NUDIX hydrolase, with product MDTFYYEFEHPECKNVDQFKKHHTREAVRAAILHNGQILMVHSTFGDYKFPGGGRDGGEEQEEALRREIEEETGYNDCRVQRYVGTIIERNPDDYAVDALFEMTSHYYLCELLTEKMGSQQLDDYEAEQGYTPKWVTLDEAIEQNERLQTQHDWIQRETFVLKKLKEAFPHY from the coding sequence ATGGATACTTTTTACTATGAGTTTGAACATCCAGAATGCAAGAACGTAGATCAATTCAAAAAGCATCACACGAGAGAAGCTGTTCGAGCAGCGATCTTGCACAACGGTCAAATCTTAATGGTTCATTCAACGTTTGGAGATTATAAATTTCCTGGCGGTGGGCGTGATGGAGGCGAAGAGCAGGAAGAGGCACTACGCCGAGAAATCGAGGAAGAGACCGGATACAACGATTGCCGCGTTCAACGCTATGTGGGAACGATCATTGAGCGAAATCCCGATGATTATGCAGTGGATGCGCTATTTGAAATGACATCTCATTATTATTTGTGTGAATTGTTGACGGAAAAGATGGGGTCTCAGCAATTAGATGACTATGAGGCAGAGCAAGGATATACGCCTAAATGGGTCACGCTAGACGAAGCGATTGAGCAAAACGAACGTCTACAGACTCAACATGACTGGATACAGCGAGAAACGTTTGTTTTAAAGAAGCTAAAAGAAGCGTTTCCTCATTATTAA
- a CDS encoding GNAT family N-acetyltransferase — protein sequence MDSVKFVHNYRHDQALRDSFNALATKTFGLNFEAYYQHGYWSERYNPYSLVNESGEIVANVSVNKLTLLIHNKETQAIQIGTVMTDEQYRHKGYSTWLMKKVMEDFAHVDVMYLYANQSVLDFYPKFGFLPKQETLYTYPVVKREVESSAPKKLSGHSAADRHLIYQKAQNRSAISTCFSTVHAAELAMFYCLYVFPDHLYYIETEDAIVIAQHEGVCSTSV from the coding sequence ATGGATTCTGTCAAGTTCGTTCATAACTACCGACACGATCAAGCGCTAAGAGATAGTTTTAATGCATTAGCCACAAAAACGTTTGGACTCAATTTTGAAGCCTACTATCAGCACGGCTACTGGTCTGAACGATACAATCCGTATTCATTGGTCAATGAAAGTGGAGAAATAGTTGCAAATGTTTCAGTGAACAAGCTAACTCTTCTTATACATAATAAAGAAACACAAGCGATTCAAATTGGGACAGTCATGACAGACGAACAATATCGGCACAAAGGCTATTCAACTTGGCTCATGAAAAAAGTAATGGAAGATTTCGCTCATGTGGACGTTATGTATTTGTATGCAAATCAAAGCGTATTAGACTTTTATCCAAAGTTTGGCTTCCTTCCGAAACAAGAAACGCTGTATACGTATCCTGTTGTAAAAAGAGAGGTTGAATCGAGTGCGCCTAAAAAACTAAGCGGTCACAGTGCAGCAGATCGGCATCTTATTTATCAAAAAGCACAAAATCGCTCAGCTATTTCGACGTGCTTCAGCACCGTTCATGCAGCTGAACTAGCCATGTTTTATTGTCTCTACGTTTTTCCAGATCACCTCTATTACATAGAGACAGAGGACGCCATTGTCATTGCACAGCATGAAGGGGTCTGTTCTACATCTGTTTGA